A genome region from Thermoanaerobacterium xylanolyticum LX-11 includes the following:
- a CDS encoding PTS mannitol transporter subunit IICB has protein sequence MDRNMALTNKGGTAKAKLQKLGGFLAGMVLPNIGAFIAWGLITAFFIPTGWTPNANLAKLVGPMITYLLPILIGYTGGKLIYDVRGGVVGAIATAGIVIGSSIPMFLGAMIMGPLGGYLIKKFDEAVDGKIPTGFEMLVNNFSAGILGAILAILAFLFIDPVVTGISTGLGAAAQWVTAKGILPLIAIFIEPGKVLFLNNAINHGILSPLGIQQAKEVGKSIFFLLETDPGPGLGILMAYWIFGKGTAKQSAPGAVIIHFFGGIHEIYFPYVLMNPILILAVIGGGMAADATFVLTHAGLVATPSPGSIIAEIAMTPKGGLLPVLTGITVGAVVSFLIASVFVRRASEDTMSEENMAFAKSMVSNLKAQSKGQAPVSNIAKAEPKLIVFACDAGMGSSAMGESILKKKLKDAGLDITVKHSAVNQIPKEADIVFTQESLAERASQVAPSAQIVKVNNFLDGKVYDEFISTIKKK, from the coding sequence ATGGACAGAAACATGGCTTTGACAAATAAAGGTGGAACTGCAAAAGCAAAACTTCAAAAGCTTGGCGGATTTTTAGCTGGAATGGTTCTTCCTAACATCGGCGCATTTATAGCATGGGGTCTTATAACAGCATTTTTCATTCCTACTGGTTGGACACCAAATGCCAACTTAGCTAAATTGGTAGGACCTATGATAACATACTTGCTGCCTATCCTTATCGGTTATACAGGCGGTAAACTTATATACGATGTAAGAGGTGGCGTCGTAGGTGCTATTGCTACAGCAGGTATTGTAATAGGTTCATCCATACCGATGTTTTTAGGTGCGATGATAATGGGACCACTTGGAGGGTATCTTATCAAAAAGTTTGATGAAGCAGTAGATGGAAAGATACCGACAGGCTTCGAAATGTTGGTAAACAATTTCTCGGCAGGTATATTAGGCGCAATATTAGCAATCTTAGCATTTCTTTTCATCGATCCGGTCGTTACAGGTATATCGACAGGTTTAGGTGCAGCAGCACAATGGGTAACTGCAAAGGGAATACTTCCTTTGATAGCAATATTCATTGAACCAGGTAAAGTATTATTCTTAAACAATGCAATAAACCACGGTATATTGTCACCACTTGGAATACAGCAGGCTAAAGAAGTTGGCAAGTCCATATTCTTCTTGTTAGAGACAGATCCTGGCCCAGGACTTGGTATACTCATGGCATACTGGATTTTTGGCAAAGGCACAGCAAAGCAATCAGCACCAGGCGCTGTGATCATCCACTTCTTTGGTGGTATACATGAAATATACTTTCCATATGTTTTAATGAATCCTATACTGATATTAGCTGTAATAGGTGGTGGAATGGCTGCAGATGCTACATTCGTTCTAACACACGCAGGCCTTGTTGCAACACCATCACCAGGAAGCATCATAGCTGAAATTGCCATGACACCAAAAGGCGGACTTTTACCAGTATTGACAGGTATAACAGTAGGTGCTGTTGTATCATTCTTAATAGCTTCTGTATTTGTAAGAAGAGCCAGCGAGGATACAATGAGCGAAGAAAACATGGCATTTGCTAAGTCAATGGTAAGCAATCTAAAAGCGCAAAGCAAAGGACAAGCTCCTGTATCAAATATTGCAAAAGCAGAACCTAAATTAATAGTATTTGCTTGTGATGCAGGCATGGGCTCATCTGCGATGGGTGAATCAATACTCAAAAAGAAACTTAAAGATGCTGGACTTGATATAACCGTCAAACATTCTGCAGTAAACCAGATACCAAAAGAGGCTGACATAGTATTTACGCAGGAAAGCTTGGCAGAAAGAGCGTCACAGGTGGCACCATCAGCACAAATAGTGAAAGTGAATAATTTCCTTGATGGCAAAGTATATGACGAGTTTATTTCGACGATTAAGAAGAAATAA